One genomic region from Bacillus sp. SLBN-46 encodes:
- a CDS encoding 3-hydroxybutyrate dehydrogenase, with amino-acid sequence MKQSLEGKTAFITGSASGIGLELAKTFAQEGAKVVISDLNAVKSEEVAVELREQGFEALAAPCDVTDEEAFKNSLELAYQTFGSLDILVNNAGMQYVSPIEEFPTEKFELLVKIMLTAPFVGIKHVFPLMKKQGFGRVINMASINGVIGFAGKAAYNSAKHGVIGLTKVAALEGAADGITVNALCPGYVDTPLVRNQLGDLAKTRNVSLDRVLEDVIFPLVPQRRLLSVSEIADYAVFLASDKGRGITGQAVILDGGYTAQ; translated from the coding sequence ATGAAACAGTCATTAGAAGGGAAAACAGCATTTATTACTGGATCTGCAAGTGGAATTGGATTAGAACTCGCAAAGACTTTTGCACAGGAAGGCGCAAAGGTAGTTATTTCAGATTTAAACGCGGTCAAGAGCGAAGAAGTGGCCGTTGAGCTAAGGGAGCAAGGCTTCGAAGCATTAGCGGCTCCCTGTGATGTTACAGATGAGGAAGCTTTTAAAAATAGCCTAGAGCTAGCCTACCAGACATTTGGAAGCCTTGATATTTTAGTCAATAATGCCGGGATGCAGTATGTGTCTCCAATTGAGGAGTTCCCAACTGAAAAGTTTGAGTTACTTGTCAAAATCATGTTAACGGCACCGTTCGTTGGCATCAAACATGTTTTTCCACTTATGAAAAAACAAGGATTTGGCAGAGTCATCAATATGGCTTCCATAAATGGGGTCATCGGCTTTGCCGGGAAGGCTGCTTATAACAGTGCCAAACACGGTGTTATTGGTTTAACGAAGGTGGCAGCACTAGAAGGCGCAGCGGATGGGATTACTGTAAATGCGTTATGTCCTGGCTACGTCGATACTCCGCTTGTGAGAAACCAACTGGGGGATTTGGCGAAAACTCGGAATGTCAGCTTAGATCGTGTACTTGAAGATGTGATTTTCCCGCTTGTTCCGCAAAGGAGACTTCTGTCTGTCTCGGAAATTGCCGATTATGCTGTCTTTTTAGCAAGTGATAAAGGAAGAGGCATTACCGGTCAGGCAGTCATCCTGGATGGTGGCTATACAGCCCAATAA